aaaaaagtgCTCTTGAGTCTACAATAACTGTCCCTAAGAAGGCAAGTACTATTAGTTTAATCACAGACGAATTAAGGACCGAAAACAGTTAATCCGTAATGGTTACTACTTTAATTAGACTAATTGTTTGTTGTGATATTTAAacactgtttaaaaaataatgagaaacatatttttccaataaaattGATAGGCATTAATAGACAAGTAATTTCAGTTGGATATAAATTTCAGGTTGATATAACTCCAATTTCTGGTGTCCCAGAGGAACATATCAAAACTCGCAGAGTCCGCATTTACCAGCCGCCGAAAAATGCTATGCAGAGTGGTACTAACAATATCCATCACTGGGAAATGGAATTTGACAATCGCCAACGGTGGGAGAATCCATTAATGGGTTGGACTTCTACAGGAGACCCACTATCCAACATGAAAGTTCAATTCTCATCCCCTGAAGATGCTATTGAACATTGCGAGAAGAACGGTTGGATCTGGTATCTGGATTGTCCAAAGTTAGAAAAGGAATTCAAGCCCAAGAGCTATGGCATTAACTTCTCATGGAACCGCCGCACCAGAGTATCAACAAAgtaatgttttacattatttagaactatatagaaataaagaataatgtgtaaatttgatagtttcgtttatttaaaaacctttCAATCCT
This DNA window, taken from Papilio machaon chromosome 16, ilPapMach1.1, whole genome shotgun sequence, encodes the following:
- the LOC106715792 gene encoding NADH dehydrogenase [ubiquinone] iron-sulfur protein 4, mitochondrial; translated protein: MFKVLTHTTRLSRQAISGPSYLISNARFASTNDPAARKEAPKIDNETVIALPAEAKEKSALESTITVPKKVDITPISGVPEEHIKTRRVRIYQPPKNAMQSGTNNIHHWEMEFDNRQRWENPLMGWTSTGDPLSNMKVQFSSPEDAIEHCEKNGWIWYLDCPKLEKEFKPKSYGINFSWNRRTRVSTK